In Hoplias malabaricus isolate fHopMal1 chromosome 6, fHopMal1.hap1, whole genome shotgun sequence, a single window of DNA contains:
- the pgls gene encoding 6-phosphogluconolactonase, translating to MTGRRVVVFSSATELGPVLVNLVMSRANKALSSGAGCFSLGLSGGSLVSILSKELPQVPNLDCSQWLVGFCDERLVSFDNPESTYGLYKNQLFSKINIPEDQVLAINPSLPVSECAEDYACKLSKAFKTEQMPVFDMLLLGMGPDGHTCSLFPDHPLLQEKQKTVAPITDSPKPPPQRVTLTLPMVNAARCVVFVSTGGSKASVLKQVLEGGEGPLLPAALVKPTQGELFWLVDEPAAVSLSLEVERPGPGAKL from the exons ATGACAGGCCGGAGAGTTGTGGTGTTTTCATCAGCCACAGAACTGGGTCCAGTTCTGGTCAATCTGGTGATGTCTCGAGCGAACAAGGCCCTGAGCAGCGGAGCTGGCTGTTTTTCCCTAGGTCTCTCTGGAGGGAGTCTAGTGTCCATTCTCAGCAAAGAGTTGCCGCAAGTTCCAAACCTAGACTGTAGCCAGTGGCTGGTGGGCTTCTGTGATGAAAGACTGGTGTCTTTTGACAATCCTGAAAGCACATATGGTCTTTACAAG AATCAGTTGTTCTCCAAAATCAACATTCCAGAGGATCAGGTTTTGGCAATTAACCCCTCCTTACCAGTGTCAGAGTGTGCAGAGGACTATGCGTGCAAACTCAGCAAG gcattcaaaacagaacaaatgCCAGTGTTTGATATGCTGTTGCTTGGCATGGGCCCTGATGGACACACATGTTCACTCTTCCCAGACCATCCATTACTGCAG GAAAAACAGAAGACAGTGGCTCCCATTACTGACTCCCCCAAACCACCACCACAACGTGTGACCCTCACACTGCCCATGGTCAATGCTGCACGCTGTGTGGTCTTTGTGTCCACCGGGGGCAGTAAAGCGTCTGTGCTTAAG CAAGTATTGGAGGGTGGAGAAGGTCCACTACTGCCTGCAGCTCTTGTCAAACCCACTCAGGGAGAGCTCTTCTGGCTGGTGGATGAACCAGCAGCAGTCTCCTTAAGCCTGGAGGTGGAAAGACCAGGCCCTGGAGCAAAATTATAA